A stretch of DNA from Gammaproteobacteria bacterium:
ATGACGTATCTGGTGCCGCAACTGGTCGGCTTCATTCAAAACATGGATCAGGCAATACCGGCCCACACCCGCGCCCTGATTGCGGTGTCCGGTTTCATCACCCGCTACTGGTACCTGGTCATTGCTGCGCCGCCGCTCCTGGTGGCGGCCGTGATCGTCGCCGCCCGGCGCAGTCCGCGTTTTCGCTTGCACCTGGATGAATGGATATTGCGCGCCTGGCCGGTGGGGCCCATTTTGCGAAAAATTCTGCTGGCCCGTTTTTCCGGCAATTTTGCCCTGATGTACGGCGCCGGGGTGAGTGTGCTGGAGTGCATCAAGATCAGCCGTGAACTCGTCGATAACAAAGCCATCGAAGCGGCGCTGGACCGGGTGCTGGGGGCCATTAATGAAGGGGAGAGCCTGTCCGCGGCCTTTCAGCGGGCGGCGCTGTTTCCCCCCTTGGTGATACGCATGTTGCGGGTGGGCGAGAGCACCGGGGCCCTGGATCAGGCTTTGAACAACGTGGGTTATTTCTACAACCGCGACGTGAAAGAGGCTATCGACCGCGTCCAGGCCATGATCGAACCCACCTTGACGGTGGTGTTGGGGCTGATCCTGGGCTGGGTGATGATCTCGGTACTGGGGCCCATTTACGACATTTTGAGCAAAATCACGGCGTAAGCAAACATGTCTGTCCGTCGCGCCTTGTTGTTGAGTAACTCGGGTCTGGCCGTCTGCCTGGCGGACGGGCGGCGCTTGCACCATGAAGGCTTTTTTGCTGCGGACGACAGCGGGGTGGCGGCTCTGCGCGATCATCTGGCGGGGCAGCCGTCCTGGCCCTGCATCCTGGTGGCGGACGTGGTGGAGGAAGACTTCCGGGTGGAAGACATTCCCCGGGTGGGGCGCCGTGACCGCGCCGCCTTGCTCAAGCGCCAGCTCGGCCGCCTCTACCGCGACAGCGAGTTTCGATTTTACCGTCACCTGGGGCGCGCCCCCGGGGATGGGCGCCGCGACGAGGCCTTGTTCGGCGCCCTCACCGCGCCGGCGCTGCTCACACCCTGGCTGGCGGCGCTGGAGGAGACCAAAACTCCCCTTGCTGCCGTCACCTCGGTGCCCCTGCTCAGCGCCGCCTTGCTCCGGCGGCTGGGGCGCACGTCACGGGAACTCATGCTGGTCAGCGAGGGCGCGCGCAGCGGCCTGCGCCAGAGCTTCATCAAAAACGGGCGGGTGTTGTTCACCCGCCTCAGCCATGTTCCCGAGCTGTCGGCGGAGGATTACGCCGCCTACGTGCACCAGGACATCGGCAAGACCAAGCGCTTCATTTCCAACCTGCGTCTGATCGGGCGCGATGCCACCGTGCCCGTGGTCATCGTCAGCGGCGGCCCAAGCCTCGCGGCCCTCGCGGCCAAGAACGCCCGGGACGGCCTGGACTACTGTGCCCTGGTGGACGGGAGGGATCTGTTGCGGCTGCAGGCTGATGTGGCGCCGGCCAGCCGCGCGGCCGATGCGCTGTATCTGTGCCTGGCCCTGCGCGAAGGGCGCGCCAACTACTATGCCCCTCCCGTCCGCCGCCGCCATCTTCACACGCAACAGGTCCGGCAGGCCCTGCACTGGACCACCGCGGCCTGCCTGCTGGGTGGTGTGGCGGTGGCGGGGGTGAATGTGATTGACGGTGGTTTCACCGCCCGCAAAGTGGAGGCGCTGGGCCAGGCCATGGCGGCCTTGCAGACGCGCTATGACCAGGCACTGGCCGTTTTGCCCGAGGTGGGGGTGGCGGCGGACGACATTCACGCCGCGGTGAGTACCGCGCGCCTGCTTCAGGAACAGTCCCGCGCGCCCCAGGAGCTGTTGGTGCGCCTCAGCCACAATCTGGGCCGGGCGGCGTCCCTCAGGCTGGAACGGTTGTCCTGGTTCACCAGCACCGATCCGGCCGGAACTTCCGCAGCCGGTGACGAAGAGGCCATGGCGGAAGATGAGGGGGGGGAAGAGACGCCTCCCGCTGCCGCTGGGGCGGCGGTCTATCAGGTGCTGCTGTTCGAGGGCCGTGTGGCGCCCTTCGACGGCAGTTTCCTCAAGGCCCATCAGCAACTTGAGGCCTTTCTTGAGGCGGTGCGCCGCTGGCCCGGCATCTACAGCGCCGAGGTGGAGAGCTGGCCGCTCAATGTGGATCCCCGCGCCCGGCTGAGCGGGGTTCTGGGACGGGACGACACCCTGCCCCAGGCGGATTTTTCCCTGCGCATTGTGGTGGATGCCGTGTGATGAGGCGATACCTGGACATGGCCCTGCTGGCGCGGCCGCTCCGCGACGCCCTGGGGGCACTGTTCCTGGCGGTGGGCATGGTGGTGGGCGGGGGGTATTACCGGGCGGACAAGAGCGCCGCCTTGGAACTGGCCCGGACCGGTTTCGAGGCCTTAAACGGCGAGTACCGGGCGGTGTTGCGTGCCCAGCGGATATTCCGCGACGAATACAACGCTTATCAGGCCCTGGAGGCGGGCGGCTTTATTGG
This window harbors:
- a CDS encoding type II secretion system F family protein codes for the protein MIQFQYKAVDAAGKRVSGRVGANNDADLELRLKRMGLELITCRPARAAAWRPGAGRVQRKDLITFCFNMEQLTRAGVPLMAGLADLRDSADNKRFREVIAALMEDIDSGKTLSGAMAAFPNIFNKVFVNLVRAGEQSGTLPQILAQLTESLKWQDELAAQTKRILMYPGFVGTAVFGVVIFLMTYLVPQLVGFIQNMDQAIPAHTRALIAVSGFITRYWYLVIAAPPLLVAAVIVAARRSPRFRLHLDEWILRAWPVGPILRKILLARFSGNFALMYGAGVSVLECIKISRELVDNKAIEAALDRVLGAINEGESLSAAFQRAALFPPLVIRMLRVGESTGALDQALNNVGYFYNRDVKEAIDRVQAMIEPTLTVVLGLILGWVMISVLGPIYDILSKITA